In Dendropsophus ebraccatus isolate aDenEbr1 chromosome 13, aDenEbr1.pat, whole genome shotgun sequence, the sequence GCCaaagacttaaagaggatgtaccatcaggtacatcctctttaatctgacccagggatagaacggcgccgtcacagggaatCCAGTGCCACGGCAGCCCAGTTGCTGTGTATGGCGTTCTATCCGCGGGTCCcaggccggagctgaagcacaggaggcaggccagcccgtctccagtgggagggaattccctcccctctatgatgcagctttataagaatcaatggagccgcgtcatacaggggcgggggcttcctcccactgggggtggcccgccccacctcctgtgctttagCTCAGAGCCGTGGTTCAAAGAACGGACTGAGGCcttggcttccccgtgacggcaccgttctatccctgggtcagattaaagaggatgtatctgatggttcatcctctttaaataatgagcattttaacccattTTTACCTTTGCGAAAAAACTGTTTTGATCGGCCACAGTTCTTCCTGggtaataggggatgtgcagtTGGTGGAAGCAGAAAGGCACATAAATGATCCATTTGTGTAGGCCTCCCCATGCAATCCTGAAGCCTTAACATGGGTGCTGATCTACAAGATCACTTAATCTGTACTTCaggcagtgtaatagggcccttaggtgcaTGCTAAGGCCTTGTTGGCATTACATTTCGTGCCTCTGAATcatgctgtatactatattagccaaatctgccgtCCTGTCCAATACATTTTCTAAATGCATATTAGTTCGGACTGAAAAGCACAGCAAACCACACCACACTTTTCAGTCTGAGCTAAAACTAGTATGACCTGAAGGTAATCACTACCTGACTATATTCAGGTCACTCAATTAAACAGAACCCATGCTGAAGGCACAGATATCTTGGCAGACAACTTTCAGTTTTTGCCAACATACGCTTGCCTCAATGGCATAAAACATGATGTGAACCTGACCTAAACAGATAACTTCGGATAAATGAAATAAGTGAAATTTACCTGAGCAGCCTTCTCAGCCTTCCTGTGAGTGTAGAGAAGGAAACACTTAGTTCTGTAAGATGGACCATATTGCTTAGCTTCTCCCCAATGGTACTTAATACAGCATCATCctctgctgtataatgtataacatTAAAAGTTCTGGTTGGTAGGGTGAGAGACCTAAGTTGAGGGAAAGTGAGATTGGTAAGAAGTACGTCAAGATGGTAAAGTTCTAGGCGGACATTGTGAACTATTTCCAACTTGTGTATAGAATCCGGCTCGACaagttttaaaatataaaaaagcttCCTCAAGGCTAAATTATCCACCCTAAAATCTACACATCGTATCTTCAATGGGCAGTGACATCGCATCAGTAAAGCTTGGACCACAAGTTCATAGTTCTTTTCCGTCACAAAAAGGTTACAGAAGATATCAATGTCAATGTCAAATATAGAAGGACTAAAATCAAGTCTCTGCATCTCAATCAGAAGTTCAAAGCAGAGCTGGGAAATCATTTCTGTTCTTGCCCATCTCCCCAATGATTTCTTACATTGGCATGGCTGAAATTCAATGTCTTGAATTGCTGTAAGGTCTACCACTTTAAGCCTTTTCGAGTAAGTTGTTGAGAGATTCAGTACATAGTTCTTCAAGCCCTTCAGGCAAGCCGACAAGCTCCGTTGACATGCCCAGTGGCTGATATCTTCAGGGTAGTCCAGTGTTTTCCCAAGTAGTTTGCCAAAGTTGAAATCTTGTTGAGGCCAGTTTTCAACCAACATAGCAACTACTTCCTCTTTTTCATGCAGGTAACAAGCTTTTAGTAAGAGCGGGTACAGATTGTGCGCCGCACTCCTGATATGTCTCTTGGCATATTCCTGGTTGGATATAAAGCTCTCTGCGGCTAGAAATCTAAGGGTCTTCATGTTGTATCTGATCATTTTCCTTCCCCTCTTGGTCAGTGTTTAGCTGCTCTCTGCAGATCACAGTGTCACAAGGCTTTATTTTTAGTTGCAGCTGACACTGGAATTTGTTGGGAGAGGAAAACCTTCAGCCACACGTCAGTCTCACTTTTACCATGTAGTCAGTCAGCCAGCCAGTATTACGGTTGTCAGTATGTGTATAGAGTCCAGCAGCACTGGTCAATCCCTTGCAATGCACGAATAGAGATGCACGCTGGAGCCCACTGTCCCCGGTTGACTTACAAGTAAAAATACGACATTTCGACTCTCCACGAGTCTTTGTATACTTGCCAAAGACTCATGGAGAGTCGAAACGTCTTATTTTTACGTGTGAGccaataaagatttgaagatttTTCACTACgttggatgctgttggatacAACTTCTTCTAGTATTATGGCTGTCGTCCTATGCATAATAGCAGACGCGTCTAGAAATTGGTGAATACATTGCTACCCacatattgttatttttttatgaaataacactgcaggttttctgctgcagattatGTGCAACAGGAAGATTACACAACCGAGAAGGCAAATCTGGGTGATATTTTACCATAACTATGCAAAGCACAGTAAATCTAACACATTTATACCACAATTTACATAATCAGAGtaaaacagcacttttgccacaAATTCAGAAAAAATATGGCAAAACCACACTGTGTAAACACAGCTCTTCCATGTTGAATTCATTCAAATTGCtggtaaatatatattaaaactcAACTAACATAATACTGTTGTTATTATGTGTTTCCctttcgtcccattggcatcacaacatatggggtatattcgcccctgcgagcccctgggacgaaggaatatttaatgaaaaaaactgaataaatctttaatcccctcctccaggtggtataaataggctccacctcccacAAACACCAGTCTTTTTTTGCTTCGCatctgttagccctaggggacgtTTGTCCCTCCTCCTTATTAGTTCAGTTACCTGTGTGTTTTTCTTTCAGGATTGCTGCTGCTTCGCTGGATCCTGTTCAGGTAGTATGTTGGGACTAAGAGTATGCCTCTGAGAGTCCTGTTACCCATCTTAGCTCTGTTTGCTCGTGTAAGCGCTGTGTAGCTTATCCGAGCCGAGTACTTCCGGTTTTCGGCTGTGGAACGCATCTTGCGTTCCACCGCGCCGTCagtgtgacgtcacttccgggagGCGGGTCCGGAGCACGCTCCGGCCTCTCGGAGGTATTTAAACAGGCCTGGAGAGAGGAGGAATGCTCTCCTCTGACTGTGTGCTGGTCTGAGTTCTGAGTAATCCTGCTGCTATTCCTGTGCGGTGAGCTAGATTCATCTATCTGCATAGTAAGTGCGTTGCTGCCACCAGGTGGCAGTTTTTGGTATTGCAGTAGCAGTTTGTATAGGAGCTATACAAGTACATTCATTACTGCTATTAATGGTGATTTTTTTCTCCAGATGTCTGAGATGGATACCAGCCCTGCGGGCAAAAGGGTCGCCAAGAGAAAACACTTCACTTGTGCAGACTGTGAAACTCCATTACCGGACGGCTATGAATACCGTACGAGGACATCTGATTCAGATAAGACTCATGAGGTTTTTTCTTCTGTATAGTtatgtatacctatatatattgcAGTACGATGTGCTTCTTGCCGACCTAAACCTAATGAGGAACCGGATGTGCAAGACGTGGtggtatgggtcaaggactatgtccAAAAGTCTCTTGCGGTTAGTGAGTCTCGCCGCCCTTGTGCCAAGAAGAAGTCTAAAAGGAGCATTTCTCCTTCTACTTCTCAGCCTGTGAGTATTCTTACGGCTGTACATAGAGTTATTGagaaatatatgtgtatatatatagttatatatatatgtatatatgttcttGTATCTTACCTTAGGGTTCTGAGTTGACTGTCATTGACGAGGCTAAATCATCTTCGTCGTCAGaatcctcttctacttctgaagacgAGAAGGAGCTGTTTAAGGGGTATTTTACAACTGACAGCATTTACAAGCTGCGTAAAGCTGTTCAGGCTGAGATACACCCTGAAGAATTAGAAGAGGATAAGGGCTCGTCCTCCTCTAGAAAGCCCAGGGCTTTTTCTGTAGGAGAGACTTCTCTATCTATGCTTCAAACAGAATGGAAGAAACCGGAAAAAGCTCCGGTTCTAAgtaagaggtttaagaccttatatgttcttaaAGAAGAGCAATGTAAGGAATGGATGGAACCTCCGAAGGTGGACACGGCCATTGCCAAGCTATCTAAgcgtactgtgctgcctgcagaGGATGGATCCAACCTCAAGGATCCTATGGATAGAAGAGTAGAGGTGGCTCTAAAAAGATcttatacggcagcggcagcccaaggggcagtctctatATCTTCAttcgaggtttctagaagcctacgaAGGTGGCTGGCCAAGGTCCAAGAAAATTTGGAGTCTGGAgcgagcagggacaaggtccttcgctccttcaaGAAGGTCAATATGGCCATAGATTTTCTGTGCGATGCGGCGTCCCAAGGTACCAGGTTAGCATCTAAGTCTATGGCGCTATCGACCGCGGGTCGAAGAGCGCTATGGCTGAAACCATGGTTTGGGGATGCCAATTCCAAATTTCAACTCTGTAACATGGAGTTTCAGCCAGGCAGACTGTTTGGCTCGGAGCTTGACAAGCTCATGGAGGAGATGTCCGACAAGAAGGGGAAGTCTTTACCCCTTTCCTACAAGAGTCGTGACTCCTTTCGTAGAGCAAGGTCTCCTCAACGAGGCAAGGGGAGATATCAGTATAGAGGAAGAGGACGAAATTATCCCAGAAGAAATCCCGGAAAGCAGCAGGGCAAGGACACCAAGAAGCCcgacttctgacgccagaagcaTCCCGGTGGGGGGGCGTTTGAGTTTATTCCTTCCTGCATGGGAAAAGCTAATAAAAGATCATTGGGTGTTGAACATTATTCGAGAGGGTTACGTTCTTCAtttgtctccccttcctcccccaagATTTCTGCTTTCAAGAAATCTAAGACCAGAGAAACACGTGGTCTTGGAGAAAGAGATTCTTCACCTCTTATCTATAGAAGCACTGGAAGAGGTTCCCCTGTCCGAGGTCGGTCAGGgtgtttactccccagtgtttctaGTGCCGAAGCCATCCGGAaggtggaggcttattatagatttgcgatttCTAAACAGATTTATCGTAAAAAGGAGGTTTCGCATGGAAAACATAAGATCCGTGAAGTCGattctccaggagggagatttcatGGCCACGATAGATCTGCAAGACGCATATCTTCATATTCCGATTCTGAGGGCTCACAGGAGATTCCTAAGAATCGCCATCCAACTCCAGGGAAAGGTAAGACACCTACAGTTCAGGGTTCTTCCATTCGGAATAACCTCGGcgccctttgttttcacaaaggttgtGTCAGCCATGATGGTTCtgttccgtttacaggggataaagatcATCccctacctggacgattggttgattatgactcagactcaggatcttctgagagtgcAGTTGAATTATGTCCAGGACATTCTTCAACAGTTGGGTTGGCTTATCAACCTAGAGAAGTCAGACCTAGTTCCATCCAGGACCAAGATTTTTCTAGGATTCCTAGTAGATTCTGCTCAAATGAGACTGTTCCTCTCAACTCCAAGACTTACACGCATCCAAGCGGGAGCTCAATTCCTTATCCCTCCTCGGCAAGTATCTGTAAGAACTTTAATGCGATTCCTGGGTCTCCTCACGTCAGCAGCGGACGCTGTGCCATGGGCcttatggcacatgagatatcTTCAAAGAGAGACATTATCGGTTTGGAATCGGACACTAGAGGATTTGGATGCAATGCACGTCCTGTCTACCCAGACAAGACAGTCCCTAATGTGGTGGAGAGATGTCAATCATGGAATTTCAATTTCAGAACCACATTGGGTAACTATAACGACGGATGcatcaggaacaggttggggagcccatCTGTCGGAGAGAACAGCTGCAGGTACATGGAATCAACAGGAGTCGGCCCTTCCTTCCAATGTGAGAGAACTCAGGGCAATTTATTTGGCTCTACTTCATTTTTCACCACTCATTTTTCACACTGCAGTCAGAATCAGGACAGACAACATAGCCTGTGTCGCCTAcataaacaagcagggaggtaccagatcccctgcTCTACTCAAGGAAGTGGAGAAGATTTTTTGCTGGGCAGAAGCCAGGCTAACCAGATTGTCAGCAATCCATATCAGAGGTGTCCACAATACCTTGGCGGATCGACTGAGTCGAGGCCTTACAGTTCCAGGAGAATGGTCTCTCtcgaggagagtgttcattcagttaacccagagatgGGGGGTTCCTCAGATAGATcttatggcatcagcaagcaatgccaaactgaggaatttctgttccctttacagggcagacaatccaaCAATAGTGGATTCAATGACAATCCCATGGACATATCAACTGGCATATATATTTCCGCCAATAGCAATGATTCCCAGAGTTCTGACGAAGATCAGACTGGATCAAGCGTCAGTGATAATAGTAacccccttctggccgaagaggtcatggttcaccctacTCATGAACATGAGCCAGGGAGAATTTTGGAGGTTACCCCTGCACCCAGATCTGATATCCCAGGGACATCACCTGTGCAGGGATCTAGCCAGCCTCAGCTTAACAGCTTGGAGGTTGAGGGGACCATATTAAATTCGGGGTTTTCGGAAAGGGTACTGCAAACCCTTTCCCATGCTCGTAGTGATGCCACCAATAAAGCCTATTCTCGTATCTGGAGGATTTTTCAAGTCTGGTGCGCTGGCAGAGGTATTGATATACAGAAACCGTCGATTCCACAGTTATTGGAATTTCTACAGGAAGGTTTCGACAAGGGGCTGAAGCCTAactccatcaaggtgcagattgCAGCCCTTTCTGCTCATCTAAACTTCCGTTTATTTCAGTTTATTGACATTAAGAACTTTGTCAAAGCCATAACCAGATTAAGGCCTAATCTGGCAAGACAGGTAGACACTTGGGACCTGTCCTTTGTTTTGAGAAGATTGTGTCTACCTCCGTTCGAGCCTTTAGAGGAAGGGGAGTTGAAATTTCTCACTTTTAAGGTCGCCTTCCTATTAGCCATCACCTCTGccaagagagttggagaactgcAAGCCCTCGGCTCCACTCCGCCTTACGTAGTTTTTTCTCAGGATAAGGTTATCCTGAGATTTCTTCCAGGTTTTCTTCCGAAAGTGGCGTCATTTTCTAACATTAACCAGCAGGTAGTGTTACCAGTGTTTTCACCAGCAGGCTCGTCTGAGGAGAACTTGGACCTATCTCTGTTGGACGTTTCTCGAGCAATCAGAGTGTATCTCGAAAGAGTAAAGGAGTTCCGTAAAGAGGAAAATTTTTTCATCTTATTTGCAGGAAGAAACAAGGGGaagaaggcttcaaaaccttctaTTTCCAGGTGGATCTGTGATACTATTGCTTGGTGCTACTCATCTGCAGATCGGGATCCACCAGAGTTTACCAGAGCTCATTCTACAAGAGCGGTGGCCTCCTCCTGGGCGGAGCGTGCCTCCGTTTCCCTGGAGGACATTTGCCAGGCAGCAACCTGGTCTTCACTTACGACGTTTGTTAGACATTATAGGTTGGATTCTTCTTTTTCATCGAGAACGGCATTTGCAAAATCCGTTCTTAATGCGGCTGTAATtgataacccgcccattggggagcatacttgctaattccccatatgttgtgatgccaatgggacgaaagggaagctaaaattataaagttaatttgttttccctaagacccattggcatcacaagactccctcccttgtTTGTGATGCGTTATAATTCGACTGGTGTTTgtgggaggtggagcctatttataccacctggaggaggggattaaagatttattcagtttttttcattaaatattccttcgtcccaggggctcgcaggggcgaatataccccatatgttgtgatgccaatgggtcttagggaaaacaaattaactttaTAATTTTAGCATATGTTGTGATGACATTCCCGACAAGCTCTGCTGGATGGGTGATAAAACTCCAAGTGAAACACGTATTGGGTGTTTGGTGGAATGGATGCAGATTACTTTACAAGGACTTTAAATGTTTTGCAGGTGATTATTTGTTTAGACTAGTTCTACTATATTGTTGCTGTACTACTTGTATGTAATTTATTAACTACTTTTTCATATTTCAACATATGTGCCTGCCCTTGACTATGTTTGCAAGTTATTTGCGTATTTTCATATgcgtcctgttttttttttttggcgttgTGCATTACTTCTCTGATTGTCGCTTCCATTTAAGTTATACTCAATGATAAAATTGCAAGAATGAGAAGTCGTGGGCTTATGAAAGGATCGGTGCATATGATAAAATGGAAATACAAATATTTAAAACATCTACTTAGTACATTTACTTAGTATTGAGCAggactgtggagtcggtaagctgcatCGCCGACTTTAacattttatcaggaccgactcagactcctgctccttcataaaaggccagtcatataccaggggagttatttatcacactggctcagcagcttctccctaatgtccttcatgatcctggggcaatttctttttttttattaaacaagttGAGTATTTATTTGTTGTGCAACTGCTAAAATCCATTACATAGCAGTTTGGAATTTCAATGCATTTTCAAATAAGACTAAGATTAACATCAAAACTGGAGGCTTATCTGCATTGTAACTTTTAGCGTTTAAAATTAAGTATATATAGAAATTCTGTTCATGATAACATTATCTAATATTCAGCTATTTTGATTTTCATTTCTTTTCTGTCGGAGACTCACAAGGTGGCAGCATTCCTAGCAGTTTCTTAGCTGTccgctctctttttttttatattcaaataattttttttattttccacaatATACATTTAACAATTTATTGTACATGTTTAGTGAGTTGCAGTACATtattcaaataaatatatattatatacataatacaaatacaaaaaaaaatcattagcaTATTCCCCTCAGGGTATACGGACTGTTATCTGCAACCCCTAATCCCATGCAACTAAATCTAAATCTTTTATTAGCCCCTATAAAAACCCGGCCAACCCAACCCAGCTCAGCCCACCCAACCCAACCCATCCCGCCCATGCCGTGGAGTAGGAAGGGGGGAAGCGGAGGTAAGAGGTGAGGAGGAgaaataaacaacaaaaaagtaaaaaaataaataaataaatgaaatgaaaTAAACCCCAATACCTACATAAGTATAATAATAGATAGACTCATCTATATCATTATTCCCAAGAGTCCCATATATAGTGGAAATTCTTTCGGCCCTTTATAGTGCGATAATAATAGACTTTTTTATATTGCTGAGTCTGTTTTATTAAATTTTCCCATTCCTTGACCGACGGGGGTTTATTATCAATCCAAGCTCTCATAAGAATGACCCGTGCCAACTGTAACAGTTTGGTAATCAACAGTTTTTTTACCCAGAAGGTCCATAGATGAACCCAGGACCATACACAAGAAAGTAAAGGAAACAATGACTCTCAGTTTTAATTGAATAGTCTCAGCTATTGCCCtccaatattcctgtatataaataCAACTCCAAAATAGGTGAAGATGATCTGCTTCCTCTATGCCACACTTACTGCATCTGGAGTCAGACCGCAGTTCCATCTTAGCCAATTTATCTGGGGTGTAGTATAGTTTATTCACTATTTTAAACTGAATAATCCTATAATTATAATCTAATACAGTGACCTTATTATTCATTACTATACTGTCTCAATCAGTGCCTGGAATGGACCCAATTTCTTTCTCCCACCTACCTTTCATTTTAGTTTGCGTTCCTTCTGTGCCATATCTCACCAATAATTTATATAGCCTGGGGCgatttctgagggaatgaggaaagatataaagcagcttctcctgtgtgtgcagtggatgcagccagtctccagcctccatgtcctaaaCTACTCAGAACGACACTAGATGTAGCAGATGgttttttcctgctgacaatcttctatgtttctaactaaacactgctaacaatgccagatccctgtgatatagaggtcagccatagtgatatagaggggtcactgtgggtgtgggggcacgctatagcacgcgcgcgcacacacacacacagctgcagccatagaacactgaagaaaaacaccacattgaggacagaggttactgctacactatttATGCCTTCTCCTCTATATTGCACAGGATATTTTCATTTCTCAGTCGTGTCACTCGccacccacacaatggactcttccagctcagaaacaaactgccaaatagtgacccacAACTTTTCCCCCTTATCTAATAAGGGCCAGTGACCGATTAGAAtgctgctcataatatatattgatgagcaaaacctataaaattcatatcaaaactcaattcttaattgttctaggatttttttttaaagctggagtcggaacatttttttcGACCCCtaatccgactccagccaaaactagctccgactccaactccacagccctgctatcGAGTATGAGTGCCACACACAAAAATACACTGACTTACATGCTTTCTATTTATTAATACGCCATGCAGAATGCACTTGGACGTGCAAGTCATCAAAATCCACTGCCGGCAGCTCCCTTTGCTATTGCAGGCCAATGACGTTGCAGATGTTCTTGAGGGGAGACAAGTCTAGAGACCCTGCAGGCCATAGCAGCATGTTTAAGTCACGCAGGCATCTCATAGTAACACTAGCAACAAGCTGCCTGTACTGCTGGTTTTACGACCGAATCAGCTCAACACTGAGCTGTTAAGTGTACTTCAAATGAGAGGTCCAGCTACATTATGTCACCCCACACTATAATCCTGGAAGTGGGACCAATGTGATGTTCgtgtacaaacacactgggcggatccgcagagagtttctcgctgcaaattcctgccctgtacactcatggccagacaaactcgcagcgggacgtccatcccgctgtgaatatatctgcagcctgccccgttaagacccccggccgccggagcgtatacattcCCAGGTCCCCCGCTGTCTTCACGTCCCGTTCAGCCAACCAGGGCGCTGCGGCTGGGCAGCGCGCTCATTAGCCTAACAGGAcctgccgagaacccccaaagcaagccgaagCGGGACCAAGTAATGTATATGCTATTTATgctggacatcccgctgcaagtttgtctggccatgagtgtacagggcagggatccgcccagtgagtttgtacccttaggcaatgtttacacaacgtgagagaccggccattccgtgaccccggccaggtcacggaacggctggtactgcagtaccggctggctGATCTTTCCGACTGCAGGGTTCTAacgcgggcgcatcagcgcgtgcccgcatcaaatcctcccacagcacactatgaagcaagatGCCGGAGCCgcctgcttcattgtgtgaactgccagggttccctacggccacaattcattgaattgcggccgcagaaaactgacatgtcagttatttgcggccctgtacgggatcccgaccggagcgtatatgatgtgtatacgctacagaagggatcccacagaagataaggctatgtccacaccgcacaaagtacggccgtttgtacttttacgtagtgtgaacacagccttactctGAAGACCTCTTCACAGTGTTGCCCACATGGTCTTCAGACCAATCTCTGGCTATCATTGTGTCTGGATAAGACTTATCCAGCTTCTATTGCCATCTTTCTCTGCAACCTTACAAAGTTGTGAAGTGAGGTCTGTCCTGTAGCCCAATGTTGTGCAAGCATCTTCTAAAGGTTTGTGTAGACACTGTTTGATcccctaggttttttttttctcttattaaagcgactctgtacccacaatctgaccccccaaaccacttgtaccttcggatagctgcttttaatccaagatctgttctgcggtccgtttggcaggtgatgcagttattgtcataaaaaattacttttaaaattgcagctccgtgccctatgggcgtatctgtgccctaaatttgcaccaccccctcagTCACTCCTCCCCTAATCATCATTAGgagtgctccaggcagattgcttcctattcaccacctgtgttaccacagcacatgggctggatcattaagacacctgtgcagtgttcaaaaagaagtaaatgttccagtggcattcctaatgatgaagagggtggggaggagggacggaggggtggtgcaatgcTAGGGCACAAGGCTGCAATTTTATAAGtaatgttttatgacaataactgcatcacctggcgaacggaccccaggacagatcttggattaaaagcagctatccaaaaggtacaagtggttaggaatggggggggggggggtcagattgtgggaacagagtcgctttaaagttcaTTATTTTGCATCACATAAAAATACATACAGCATTATAGTATCCTTGAGACACACGCAAAATTCTCCCCAccatccctctccctcccccggacatgtcaaaaaaaagaaaa encodes:
- the LRRC14B gene encoding leucine-rich repeat-containing protein 14B, with the translated sequence MIRYNMKTLRFLAAESFISNQEYAKRHIRSAAHNLYPLLLKACYLHEKEEVVAMLVENWPQQDFNFGKLLGKTLDYPEDISHWACQRSLSACLKGLKNYVLNLSTTYSKRLKVVDLTAIQDIEFQPCQCKKSLGRWARTEMISQLCFELLIEMQRLDFSPSIFDIDIDIFCNLFVTEKNYELVVQALLMRCHCPLKIRCVDFRVDNLALRKLFYILKLVEPDSIHKLEIVHNVRLELYHLDVLLTNLTFPQLRSLTLPTRTFNVIHYTAEDDAVLSTIGEKLSNMVHLTELSVSFSTLTGRLRRLLSPLETPLKVLEVGNCSLNQVDMAYLANSLHAENLELLDLSGHNITELFPSTFFKLLQKASSTLKTLVLEECDIGDMNIHLMEMGMVHCLKLEDFKFLHNPLTTISLRRIFRVLINLPMLKYVEFPVPKDCYPPDVSYPLDEATLVKFDQQKYNTVKESLQRILVQAGREDIAAVTPLFGSYDSAIEETSKELGAGLLTSFRDALHSFTTSLQEL